The following proteins come from a genomic window of Pirellula staleyi DSM 6068:
- a CDS encoding pilus assembly protein TadG-related protein: MSHHRNSRTTPRHRKGFTLVIFALLMFALLALAALVIDLGIVRTTQRQMQTATDSAALEGMRFRQQVPENWLDNSDPIGRELISAIGAPPAAPQDPTDPAWQDWYDLASRYAASRNVSNTFDDDFNLATDARNFGAGPRLTFTGGTSISPEFNASQTMSIPSSRVYDPVLSLNSASNDPAGDIVAGNAIKPELATIEENDYSRTDFTTGATIDGNRNGLLVRMRRTNETLDPAVGSTGGTIPYLFGRGSLIASDLKGRGIAVRSTSIAVSSYERLSFEPSPEELTVEVRAKSIGVRPTSAENPDRDIPGRLPLVIYADQWPIPMNPAAEYTINNGQLVRVGSGDVLGHVVSIDLLTGTGRAISIGEQVPEVDESITTSLSTILAQAALLRTEGGSQVPYGFVPIVARLEDSGPYIVIGFGAILFPDGQADAGQIHVVSGHVPWTNAMATIAPRTPITSSLEIDDYWNLVLNRHHELLDPLLAPALVR, encoded by the coding sequence ATGAGCCACCATCGCAACTCACGTACGACACCGCGCCATCGCAAGGGCTTCACCCTCGTCATCTTTGCGCTGCTGATGTTTGCTCTCCTAGCGCTGGCTGCGCTGGTGATCGACCTGGGGATCGTGCGCACTACGCAGCGGCAAATGCAAACCGCCACCGACAGCGCAGCACTCGAAGGGATGCGATTTCGTCAGCAAGTTCCTGAGAACTGGCTCGACAATTCCGACCCGATCGGAAGAGAACTGATTAGTGCGATTGGTGCTCCACCAGCAGCGCCACAAGATCCAACCGATCCGGCGTGGCAAGATTGGTACGACCTCGCTAGTCGCTATGCCGCTTCGCGGAATGTATCCAATACCTTCGACGACGACTTCAACCTCGCTACTGACGCTCGCAACTTTGGGGCAGGGCCACGTCTGACATTCACCGGCGGCACTTCAATTTCGCCCGAGTTCAACGCCAGCCAAACGATGAGCATTCCGTCCTCGAGGGTCTACGATCCTGTGCTCAGTCTTAACAGCGCGTCGAATGATCCCGCAGGAGACATTGTTGCGGGAAATGCTATTAAACCCGAACTAGCGACGATAGAGGAAAACGACTACTCGCGAACCGACTTTACGACCGGTGCGACTATCGATGGCAATCGAAACGGATTGCTGGTGCGAATGCGTCGCACCAATGAAACGCTCGATCCAGCTGTTGGCTCAACAGGGGGCACAATTCCCTACCTCTTCGGACGTGGTAGCCTGATTGCGTCTGATCTGAAAGGACGTGGCATTGCGGTCCGTTCTACCTCCATCGCCGTCAGTTCCTACGAACGACTTTCTTTTGAGCCAAGTCCCGAGGAACTTACTGTTGAAGTCCGCGCTAAGTCGATCGGCGTTCGTCCAACGTCAGCCGAGAATCCTGATCGCGACATACCCGGTCGATTGCCGCTCGTGATTTATGCCGATCAATGGCCGATTCCGATGAACCCCGCAGCAGAATACACCATCAACAACGGTCAGCTTGTGCGTGTTGGATCGGGTGATGTGCTGGGTCATGTCGTCAGCATCGACTTACTTACCGGCACAGGACGCGCGATTTCGATTGGCGAACAGGTTCCAGAAGTTGATGAGTCGATCACGACAAGCCTTTCCACCATTCTCGCGCAAGCGGCGCTTCTTCGAACTGAAGGAGGCTCGCAGGTTCCTTATGGGTTTGTTCCCATCGTGGCGAGGCTCGAAGATTCCGGCCCTTACATCGTGATTGGATTCGGGGCGATTCTGTTTCCTGACGGCCAGGCAGATGCGGGACAAATTCACGTAGTCAGCGGACATGTTCCATGGACCAATGCCATGGCAACGATCGCTCCGCGAACTCCAATTACTTCGAGCCTCGAAATCGACGATTACTGGAACTTAGTTCTCAATCGTCACCATGAGTTGCTCGACCCACTTCTAGCTCCCGCCCTTGTGCGCTAA
- a CDS encoding CheR family methyltransferase, with product MKQLARDLLISVTRFFRDPEAFHYLETEVVAPLLQTKDADTPFRVWVPGCATGEEPYSIAMLLLEHQSLAQNPCRLQIFATDIDEPALEIARRGLYPDEIAADVSPERLARFFTRVDEVHWQVSKQLRETVTFAFQNLIADAPFSRMDVISCRNVLIYLEPDVQRKVLALLHFALKPGGYLFLGPSETIGRQTELFEPVSKKWRIYKRTGPLRAEDLQFPVTQSEPRPALPPSTNRAPVPPKLAELAQNSLLRRFDLACVVINRNYEVLHFAGPTEDYLVQPGGAPTQNLFAMARPGLASKLRVVIRRAIRENSPQRINDAILRRAGEPCRVNIEAEPLHTSKQTTGLLLISFQAQRHPAGESPLDLGARGETDEPDLLHQLERELETTRDDLQNTIEQLESANEELKGSNEEVMSMNEELQSANEELETSKEELHSYNEELSTVNNQLHDKIEEVESATNDMANLLDTTDIPTIFLDGSLRIKLFTPASSRMFRIIATDRGRSIGDIVKRFIDDDLLPEIQQLLRNLIPREKEVRAEDGRWYVRRILPYRTLDNRIDGVVITFVDITERKLTAEGVAQQHAKVVETSAGVLHNREAHLAAILDAAADAIITIDAKGLIQSVNAAAERMFGYAADEMIGQNVKMIMPSPYRGNHDQYLARYQQTGMKHIIGNGREVEGLRKDGSTFPVDLAVSEVNHLHLYTGILRDISHRKQLEREVVEIASLEQRRIGQDLHDSVSQELTALSMLAGDLAETLRTDPLNASDLVERVVQGLHRSRQDLRAVMRGLCPVSVDSEGLMAALSDLASRTQLEGKLSCTFDCPKPVLVEDNLIATHLYLIAHEAVHNAIKHAQCKNIRISVESSEDLTLRVQDDGIGISIPDQPTQGHSGLGLRIMRNRAAIIRATLSFEKVLPAGTMVTCVLDRRSHEP from the coding sequence GTGAAGCAACTCGCGCGCGATCTGCTGATCAGTGTGACCCGGTTCTTCCGCGATCCCGAGGCTTTTCACTACCTGGAGACGGAAGTCGTCGCCCCGCTCCTGCAGACCAAGGATGCTGACACCCCGTTTCGTGTCTGGGTTCCTGGGTGTGCGACAGGGGAGGAGCCTTACTCCATCGCCATGCTGTTGCTCGAACATCAGTCGCTGGCTCAAAACCCATGTCGGCTGCAAATTTTCGCCACCGACATCGACGAACCAGCGCTCGAGATTGCCCGCCGCGGACTCTATCCTGATGAAATCGCTGCCGATGTCTCGCCGGAGCGACTTGCCCGCTTCTTCACACGGGTGGACGAAGTGCACTGGCAGGTCAGCAAGCAGTTGCGCGAAACAGTAACGTTCGCGTTTCAAAACCTGATTGCCGACGCTCCTTTTTCACGAATGGACGTGATCAGCTGCCGCAATGTCTTGATTTATCTCGAACCCGACGTACAGCGGAAAGTGCTCGCATTGTTGCACTTCGCTCTCAAGCCAGGAGGCTACTTATTTCTGGGTCCCTCGGAGACGATTGGCCGGCAAACCGAGCTGTTCGAACCGGTGTCGAAAAAGTGGCGCATCTATAAGCGTACGGGCCCCCTTCGGGCTGAAGATTTGCAGTTTCCGGTGACGCAGTCCGAGCCGCGCCCAGCACTGCCGCCATCCACCAATCGGGCACCGGTCCCTCCGAAGCTGGCGGAACTTGCACAGAATTCCCTCCTTCGCCGGTTCGATTTGGCCTGCGTGGTGATCAATCGCAACTACGAAGTGCTGCACTTCGCCGGACCGACTGAGGACTACCTGGTACAGCCCGGAGGTGCCCCGACCCAGAACCTGTTTGCGATGGCGCGCCCAGGACTTGCGTCGAAGCTGCGCGTGGTGATCCGCCGGGCCATCCGCGAAAATTCGCCGCAGCGCATCAACGACGCAATCTTGCGCCGCGCGGGGGAGCCCTGCCGGGTGAATATCGAAGCAGAGCCGCTTCACACGTCGAAACAGACCACCGGTCTGCTGCTGATTTCTTTCCAGGCACAGCGGCATCCTGCCGGTGAATCCCCATTGGACTTAGGTGCACGCGGCGAGACGGATGAGCCCGACCTGCTGCACCAGCTGGAGCGAGAACTGGAGACCACGCGCGACGACCTGCAAAACACCATCGAGCAGCTGGAGAGCGCGAACGAGGAGCTCAAGGGCTCGAACGAAGAAGTGATGTCGATGAACGAGGAGCTCCAGTCGGCGAATGAAGAACTGGAAACCTCCAAGGAAGAGCTGCACTCGTATAACGAGGAGCTGAGCACCGTCAACAACCAGCTTCACGACAAAATCGAGGAGGTGGAATCGGCCACAAACGACATGGCCAACCTTCTCGATACCACCGACATCCCCACGATCTTTTTGGACGGCAGCCTGCGGATCAAGCTTTTTACTCCAGCCTCTTCGCGGATGTTCAGGATCATTGCCACCGACCGTGGCCGGTCGATTGGCGATATCGTCAAGCGGTTTATCGACGACGACTTGCTCCCCGAGATTCAGCAACTGCTGCGCAATCTGATCCCCCGGGAAAAGGAAGTCCGCGCGGAAGATGGCCGCTGGTACGTGCGGCGGATTCTCCCCTACCGAACGCTGGACAATCGGATCGACGGCGTGGTCATCACGTTTGTCGACATCACCGAACGCAAATTGACCGCCGAAGGTGTGGCACAACAACACGCCAAGGTCGTCGAGACCTCTGCGGGGGTCCTGCACAACCGCGAAGCCCATTTGGCGGCCATTTTGGACGCCGCCGCCGACGCCATCATCACGATCGACGCGAAAGGATTGATTCAATCGGTCAACGCGGCTGCGGAACGGATGTTTGGATACGCTGCCGACGAAATGATCGGCCAAAACGTGAAAATGATCATGCCCTCCCCCTACCGAGGAAACCACGATCAGTACCTCGCCAGGTATCAGCAGACGGGCATGAAGCACATCATCGGCAATGGTCGCGAGGTCGAAGGACTGCGGAAGGATGGTTCGACCTTCCCGGTCGATCTGGCGGTCAGCGAGGTGAATCACCTGCATCTCTACACCGGCATTCTCCGCGACATCAGCCACCGGAAGCAGTTGGAGCGTGAGGTCGTGGAGATTGCCTCGCTCGAGCAGCGCCGCATTGGTCAGGATCTGCACGACAGCGTGAGCCAGGAACTGACCGCTCTGAGCATGCTGGCGGGCGATTTGGCCGAGACACTCCGGACCGATCCGCTCAACGCGTCGGATTTGGTCGAGCGCGTCGTTCAGGGATTGCATCGGAGCCGGCAAGATCTGCGGGCCGTCATGCGTGGGCTGTGTCCCGTATCGGTCGATTCCGAAGGGCTCATGGCAGCGCTCTCCGACCTAGCCTCACGTACCCAGCTGGAAGGCAAATTGAGCTGCACCTTCGACTGTCCTAAACCGGTGCTGGTCGAGGACAACCTCATCGCGACCCACCTTTATCTCATCGCCCATGAAGCAGTGCACAACGCCATCAAGCATGCGCAGTGCAAGAACATCCGCATTTCTGTCGAGTCGAGCGAAGACCTGACGCTACGTGTGCAAGACGACGGCATCGGTATCAGCATCCCCGACCAGCCAACCCAGGGTCACAGTGGTCTTGGCCTGCGCATCATGCGCAACCGGGCCGCGATTATTCGTGCGACGCTCAGCTTCGAAAAAGTGCTTCCAGCCGGCACGATGGTAACCTGTGTGTTGGACAGGAGAAGCCATGAACCGTAA
- a CDS encoding response regulator, with amino-acid sequence MKHRLLIACRDGDWRELYLSYFTNLGYEVEISSDGLDCLAKLRQAAPAILVLDLELPWGGGDGILAWLREERSAPQVPVLLMGPTSTGLERLHCKGSPVLDYLSKPVGLTRLLISVRSAFARAHGLEQPATRESAGDTPASAC; translated from the coding sequence GTGAAACATCGACTACTGATTGCCTGTCGCGACGGCGATTGGCGCGAACTCTACCTGAGCTATTTCACCAATCTGGGCTACGAGGTGGAAATTTCCTCGGACGGCCTGGATTGTCTCGCGAAACTGCGTCAGGCAGCGCCAGCCATCCTTGTACTGGATCTCGAACTTCCTTGGGGCGGAGGGGACGGAATACTTGCCTGGCTCCGTGAAGAGCGATCAGCGCCCCAGGTTCCGGTGCTGCTTATGGGTCCCACTTCCACCGGGCTCGAGAGGCTCCACTGCAAAGGGTCGCCCGTCCTGGACTACCTGTCCAAACCGGTCGGGCTGACGCGGTTGCTGATCAGTGTTCGCTCCGCCTTCGCAAGAGCGCACGGACTGGAGCAACCCGCCACGAGGGAGAGCGCCGGTGATACCCCGGCAAGTGCTTGCTGA
- a CDS encoding DUF2294 domain-containing protein, whose translation MKTQGEIQAAISERIASFGQEYIGRGPRAIHAHLIGDLLVIRLQGVLTTAELHLVKSGPTQSVGRNLLKQFRTHLVETARPLLETMIQEVTGTNVLSLHHDLSTVTGEEVLLFTLAEAPVCRQSRSNKVGSSLGTYKRVT comes from the coding sequence ATGAAAACGCAAGGTGAAATCCAAGCTGCCATCTCCGAGCGGATCGCGAGCTTTGGACAGGAATACATAGGCCGAGGCCCCAGGGCTATTCATGCCCATTTAATCGGCGACCTCCTCGTGATACGCCTCCAGGGCGTGTTAACCACTGCTGAGCTCCACCTTGTCAAGTCAGGCCCGACGCAGAGTGTGGGAAGAAATCTGCTCAAGCAATTTCGGACCCATCTAGTCGAAACAGCGCGCCCCCTTTTGGAAACCATGATCCAAGAGGTCACCGGGACCAATGTGCTGAGTCTACACCATGACCTAAGTACAGTGACTGGCGAAGAAGTGCTGCTCTTTACATTAGCCGAAGCGCCAGTTTGTAGACAATCTAGAAGCAATAAAGTTGGTAGTTCCTTAGGGACATATAAAAGAGTCACCTAA
- a CDS encoding response regulator transcription factor, with amino-acid sequence MNRNQVKKRARVLIVDDHPAVREALALRIGRQTDLEVCGEAADLGEALRLVAETQPDVAVIDISLKTGCGIDLIKRIKDRQDTVRMLVWSTHSESLYAERALLAGALGYITKDQATDTIVEGIRRVLEGKVYLSDAMVETMLRRTVGGEQKHLTRSPLDTLANRELEVFRLIGQGEKTTGIAKRLHLSVKTVETYRDRIRQKLDLTSGTELAHYATTWILENG; translated from the coding sequence ATGAACCGTAATCAAGTCAAAAAACGAGCGCGAGTACTGATCGTCGACGACCACCCCGCCGTGCGCGAGGCGCTAGCGCTGCGAATCGGTCGACAGACCGACCTCGAAGTGTGCGGGGAAGCTGCCGATTTGGGCGAGGCCCTCCGCCTCGTCGCCGAAACTCAGCCCGACGTGGCTGTGATCGATATCTCTCTCAAAACAGGCTGCGGCATCGACCTGATCAAGCGCATCAAGGACCGCCAAGACACGGTTCGTATGCTCGTTTGGTCCACCCACAGCGAATCGCTCTACGCAGAACGGGCGCTCCTCGCCGGTGCGCTGGGTTACATCACCAAGGACCAGGCCACGGATACGATTGTCGAGGGGATCCGCCGCGTCCTCGAAGGTAAGGTCTACCTCAGCGACGCGATGGTCGAGACGATGCTGCGGCGCACTGTCGGTGGCGAGCAGAAGCATCTCACCCGTTCGCCACTCGACACCCTGGCCAATCGCGAGCTCGAGGTCTTTCGTCTCATCGGACAGGGTGAAAAGACCACCGGAATCGCCAAACGCCTGCACCTGAGCGTGAAGACGGTGGAGACCTATCGTGACCGTATCCGGCAGAAACTCGACCTCACTAGCGGCACCGAGCTCGCCCACTACGCGACAACCTGGATCTTGGAAAATGGGTAA
- a CDS encoding pilus assembly protein, translating into MDESPKSVSHRYRLRQRRGQSLVEFAVIALVVYMLLAAILTFGFMFYAAQGTQAAVDLAARETSRTPLPANSVTLEMVLYGDYTDPALGLSAADQEAIRRFRQTVYDEHYLVIELPTDGPATELSTRWRELVARLPLVNQQLVPLMIPDSFNDVDVLRYPGAVYEDDNPDDNPDPSVMPEPSGFLVRIPIVVGRSATGVETIDWVAAVEPIVREAGPRIDPFKVSSPERGIVGLRINYPSQSPAMSSFRHDTADPEFPFEPTVGRPNLANDAGVVVVTNPIAPPDGPLVSPDEGNIHRTTYSGEYGLGGQQALGQVVRPYRRVISSQAIFRREILQ; encoded by the coding sequence ATGGACGAATCGCCTAAATCAGTTTCACACCGCTATCGACTGCGCCAGCGACGAGGCCAATCGCTGGTCGAGTTCGCCGTTATTGCGCTCGTGGTCTACATGCTGCTCGCGGCGATCCTCACCTTCGGCTTCATGTTCTATGCCGCACAAGGAACACAAGCCGCCGTCGATCTTGCTGCTCGCGAAACTTCACGCACTCCGTTGCCCGCCAATTCCGTAACACTCGAAATGGTGCTCTACGGCGACTACACCGATCCAGCGCTTGGTCTTAGTGCTGCCGATCAAGAAGCGATCAGGCGATTTCGCCAAACGGTTTATGACGAACATTATCTGGTGATCGAGCTCCCCACAGACGGTCCTGCTACCGAGTTGAGCACGAGGTGGCGCGAACTCGTCGCAAGACTGCCGCTGGTGAACCAGCAACTCGTTCCGCTGATGATCCCCGACAGTTTTAACGACGTCGATGTGCTCCGCTATCCCGGTGCCGTCTATGAAGATGACAATCCCGACGACAATCCTGACCCCAGTGTGATGCCTGAGCCGAGTGGCTTTCTCGTTCGCATTCCCATCGTCGTCGGTCGCAGTGCCACTGGCGTTGAAACCATCGACTGGGTCGCCGCTGTTGAGCCGATCGTTCGCGAAGCAGGGCCGCGCATCGATCCCTTCAAAGTGAGCAGTCCCGAGCGCGGTATCGTCGGGCTACGGATCAACTACCCCTCGCAGTCTCCCGCGATGAGCAGTTTTCGGCACGACACAGCCGACCCTGAGTTCCCTTTCGAGCCGACGGTGGGCCGACCTAATCTGGCCAACGATGCGGGTGTGGTGGTAGTTACCAACCCAATCGCACCACCCGATGGACCATTGGTGTCACCCGATGAAGGTAACATTCATCGCACTACTTACTCGGGTGAATATGGCCTGGGTGGCCAGCAAGCTCTCGGCCAGGTGGTGCGTCCCTATCGCCGGGTAATTTCTTCCCAAGCAATTTTTCGACGTGAGATTCTTCAGTAA
- a CDS encoding prepilin peptidase: MAALFVVVPLLLVALATWHDLRTREVPDWISYALGLWGIVCIACGLGNNSWSGVFLGGLLAFAITFPFCWLGGLGGADVRLMVGLGMIFGPSVLLLLAILTALLGGMLALVAVARGQKDYAYCPAILGALVLVLTLSMVLHGRIA, translated from the coding sequence ATGGCTGCTCTCTTCGTCGTCGTTCCGCTGCTGCTCGTTGCGCTGGCAACGTGGCACGATTTGCGTACGCGCGAGGTGCCCGACTGGATCTCCTATGCCCTCGGTCTATGGGGCATCGTCTGCATCGCTTGCGGCCTGGGCAATAACAGCTGGAGCGGCGTTTTTCTCGGGGGATTGCTCGCTTTTGCGATCACATTCCCTTTCTGCTGGCTCGGTGGACTAGGTGGCGCCGACGTTCGACTGATGGTCGGCCTCGGCATGATTTTTGGCCCCTCGGTTTTGCTACTGCTGGCGATTCTCACCGCGCTACTGGGCGGCATGCTGGCGCTAGTCGCAGTTGCGCGAGGCCAAAAAGACTACGCCTATTGTCCTGCGATTTTGGGCGCTCTGGTTCTCGTCCTCACACTCAGCATGGTGCTCCATGGACGAATCGCCTAA
- a CDS encoding class III signal peptide-containing protein, with product MLRKILSRKSKGQGLVEYGLIIAGVALICAAAISVFGHKTSDLIAAVATILPGAHFDDNQPMASGKLIETAANANGDIALDQAEILLNSDGTVGRLSQNVTGTNSDAFGGLVNEVD from the coding sequence ATGCTTCGTAAGATTCTGTCCCGCAAGAGCAAGGGACAAGGTTTGGTTGAGTACGGTTTGATCATCGCTGGCGTCGCCCTGATCTGCGCCGCTGCCATCTCGGTGTTCGGTCACAAGACGAGCGACCTCATCGCTGCTGTCGCCACCATCCTGCCAGGTGCCCACTTTGATGACAATCAGCCCATGGCGTCAGGCAAGCTGATCGAAACTGCTGCCAATGCCAATGGCGATATCGCACTTGATCAGGCTGAAATTCTGCTCAACAGCGACGGTACGGTTGGACGTCTTTCGCAAAACGTCACCGGTACCAACTCCGATGCTTTCGGTGGGCTAGTCAACGAAGTTGACTAA
- a CDS encoding YqaE/Pmp3 family membrane protein, producing the protein MWSVLLILLAFFLPPLTAFFVVGFSTHFWINLILTLLGWIPGTVHALWLVVTQGTKK; encoded by the coding sequence ATGTGGTCAGTCCTCTTGATCCTACTGGCTTTTTTTCTTCCTCCTCTGACAGCATTTTTTGTCGTCGGCTTTAGCACGCACTTTTGGATCAACCTGATCCTCACCTTGCTGGGCTGGATTCCAGGAACGGTACATGCCCTTTGGTTAGTCGTCACCCAAGGAACGAAAAAATAG